Genomic segment of Paenibacillus sp. FSL R5-0912:
TCATTCCCTCCTTTGGCCAACGTGTGGCGGAATTAGTGGGATTTATCCCTTTGAATTTTCACCAGACTACTTCTGGCGGATTCAGTGCAAAGACCGGTTTCGACCACATCATCGTGGTCTGAACCGGTCTTTTTTTGCGTCAGGAGATTAAGTTAAGTATGCTTTTGTACTGAAGAACGTCCCCTTGGAGCTGTTGGTTATGCCCAGGTTGTGATTGTCTCAACCGGCAGGCGGTAGGAAGGGTAACCTTCTTTGGCTGCTTTCCCTATCGAGATCAGCATGACCGGCTGGAACCGGTCTTTGTCCAGGCCAAAAGCTTCAGCAATCTTGTCCTTCTCATAACCGGCCATCGGGTTGGTGTCATATCCATGGGCCCGGGCAACAAGCATCAGCTGCATCGAAATAAGCCCCGAGTCAATCAGATTCACATCACGCAGCTCGGATGCAGATATTCCCGCATAATAAGGCTTCACTTGTTGCAGCTGTATATCCTTGACGTCGCTCGGCATGTAACCAAGCTCCACCGATTTTCCGAAAATCTCGTCTATATATTCAACATTCTTTGCATCGTAAAATACCGCAATAACTGCCGAGGAAGTCAGAGCTTGCGTTTGGTTGAAGGAGGCCAGCGGTGCAAGTTTTTCTTTGCCTTCCGCACTGTCAATAACAAGGAAACGCCATGGCTGCATGTTAATGGCAGACGGTGCACGGGAGGCTTCCGCCAGAATCTCGGTCATTTCCTCCCGGCTGATTTTCACTTCAGGATCATAGGCCTTCACGGAACGGCGCTCCAGAACGATTTCATTGAAATCGTTGGTTGTATGGTATTTCCCGGTCATTGTACTCATGTTGATTTCTCTCCTTTATTTATAGGTTTATCTTCACTACAAGAATTCTAAACTATGAAGTATACTTTATAGCAAGAGGGAAAAAC
This window contains:
- a CDS encoding nitroreductase family protein, with protein sequence MSTMTGKYHTTNDFNEIVLERRSVKAYDPEVKISREEMTEILAEASRAPSAINMQPWRFLVIDSAEGKEKLAPLASFNQTQALTSSAVIAVFYDAKNVEYIDEIFGKSVELGYMPSDVKDIQLQQVKPYYAGISASELRDVNLIDSGLISMQLMLVARAHGYDTNPMAGYEKDKIAEAFGLDKDRFQPVMLISIGKAAKEGYPSYRLPVETITTWA